Sequence from the Cellulomonas fimi ATCC 484 genome:
CGTCCGGCCTCGGGCACGAGGGCGGGTACCGCTCGATCGACTTCTACACCCACCAGCAGGCCGTGCACGTCGCGCTCGGCGACGCGCACCAGCCCACGTTCGGCCGGGCGACCCCGCACGGCACGCACGACGAGAGGGAGGGACGCTGACGTGGACGCGACCCCGGACCGGATCCCGACACCGGCGTCCCCGCCCCCCGACGTCGTGCGGTGCGTCGCGATGGAGCTGGTCGTGACCGACCTCGCGGCGTCGCGGCACTTCTACGTCGACGTGCTCGGCCTGGTCGTGACCGAGGAGGACGAGACGTGCGTCTACCTGCGCACCTACGAGGAGTTCGTGCACCACAACCTGGTGCTGCGGCAGGGGCCCGTCGCGGCGGCTGCGGCGTTCTCGTTCCGTGTGCGCTCCCCGCAGGACGTCGACCGGGCCGTCGCCTTCTACGAGGAGCTGGGCTGCCGGGTCGCGCGGCGCGCGGACGGGTTCACGCGCGGGGTCCGCGACGCGGTGCGCGTGCAGGACCCGCTCGGGTTCCCGTACGAGTTCTTCCACGAGGTGGAGCACGTCGAGCGGCTCGCGTGGCGGTACGACCTGCACCCGCCGGGCGTGCTCGCGCGACTCGACCACTTCAACCAGGTGACGCCGGACGTCCCCCGCGCGGTGCGGCACCTGGAGGACCTCGGCTTCCGCGTCACCGAGGACATCCAGGACGCGGCCGGGACGACGTACGCCGCCTGGATGCGCCGCAAGCCGACCGTGCACGACACCGCGATGACCGGTGGGGACGGGCCGCGGCTGCACCACGTCGCCTTCGCGACCTACGAGAAGCACAACGTCCTCGCGATCTGCGACCGGCTCGGGGCGCTGCGGATGTCCGACCGCATCGAGCGGGGGCCCGGCCGGCACGGCGTGTCCAACGCGTTCTACCTCTACCTGCGCGACCCCGACGGGCACCGCGTCGAGATCTACACGCAGGACTACTGGACCGGCGACCCCGACAACCCCGTGGTCACGTGGGACGTGCACGACAACCAGCGCCGCGACTGGTGGGGCAACCCCGTGGTCCCGTCCTGGTACACCGAGGCGTCGCTGGTGCTCGACCTCGACGGCGTCCCGCAGCCCGTGGTCGCCCGCACCGACTCGAGCGAGATGGCGGTGACCATCGGCGCGGACGGGTTCTCCTACACCCGGCCCGGCGACGCGCCCGAGGCACTGCCGAGCTGGAAGCAGGGCGAGTACAAGCTGGGGCACCAGCTGTGAGCGGCGTCCGGGGCCCGGTGCGCGTCGCGTCGCTCGGAGGTGCCCGTGCTCGGCGCTGACGTCGTCGCCGCGATCGCCGACGAGCTCGCCGCCGCGGAGCGCGGCCGCACCACCGTGCCGCTGCTCACCGCGCGGCACCCCGGCATGACGGTCGAGGACGCCTACGCCGTGCAGCGCGAGTGGCGGCGCCGCGCCGTCGCGGCGGGTCGGCGCCCGGTGGGCCGCAAGATCGGCCTCACGTCGAAGGTCATGCAGGCGGCGACCGGGATCGACGAGCCCGACTACGGCGCGATCCTCGCCGACATGGTCCACGAGGACGGCGCCGTCCTCGAGCACGGCAGGTTCTCGAACGTGCGCGTCGAGGTCGAGCTGGCCTTCGTGCTCGCCGCGCCCGTCGACGGGCCGCACGCGACCCTGCTCGACGTGCTGCGTGCGACCGACTACGTCGTGCCCGCGCTCGAGGTCCTGTCGTCGCGGGTCGAGCTCGCGGGACGCACGATCGTCGACACCATCAGCGACAACGCCGCGATGGGCGCGATGGTGCTCGGCGGCCGGCCCGTCGCACCCGACGCCGTCGACCTGCGCTGGGTCGCCGCGACGCTGCACCGCAACGAGAGCATCGAGGAGTCCGGCGTCGCCGCCGCGGTCCTCGGGCACCCGGCGCGCGGCGTCGCGTGGCTCGCCAACGCGCTCGCGCGGCACGGCGACCGCCTCGACGCCGGGGAGGTCGTGCTCGCCGGCTCCTTCACCCGACCCGTGTGGGTGCACCCCGGCGACACCGTGCACGCCGACTACCGCGACCTGGGGACGATCACGTGCCGCTTCGTCTGACGCCCACGCTCCGCGACGCGCTCGCCGCCGCCGACCGCCCGCTCGTCGGCATGTGGGTGTGCACCGGCAGCCCGCTCGTCGCCGAGATCTGCGCCGGGGCCGGTCTCGACTGGCTGCTGCTCGACATGGAGCACGCGCCCAACGGGCTGGAGTCGGTGCTCGCGCAGCTCCAGGCGGTCGCGGCCTACCCCGTCACGCCCGTCGTCCGCGTGCCGGACGACGACCCGGTGACGATCAAGCAGGTGCTGGACCTCGGCGCACGCACCCTCCTCGTGCCGATGGTGTCGACCGCGGACGCCGCGCGAGCGGCGGTCGAGGCCGTGCGCTACCCGCCCCGCGGGCGCCGCGGGGTGGGTTCCGCGCTGTCGCGCTCGGCGCGCTGGGACCGCGTCGAGGGCTACCTCACGCACGCCGACGACCACGTGTCGCTCCTCGTGCAGGTCGAGACCGCCGAAGGCGTGGACGCCGCTGCCGACATCGCGTCCGTCGACGGCGTCGACGGCGTCTTCGTCGGCCCGTCCGACCTGGCGGCGTCCCTGGGGCTGCTCGGCCGGCAGACCCACCCCGACGTCGTCGCCGCGGTGCGCCGCACGTTCGACGCCGTGCGGTCCACGGGCACGCCCGTCGGGGTCAACGCGTTCGACGCCGCGCTCGCGCGCACCTACGTCGACGCGGGCGCGCGCTTCGTCCTCGTGGGCGCCGACGTCACGCTCCTGGCGCGCGGGTCCGAGGACCTCGCGCGCCGCCTCGCCGTGGACGGCACGCCCGACGGGAGGTCGCCGTCCGGTGCACCCGCCGGGTCACCGTAGGTAGCACCACTCACGCGGCCGGACGCGGTGCGCTGCGCACCGGGTCCACTGGGTCCGTCGCGTGGGAGAGGCCCGCGCAGGACCGGAAGGACACCCCCATGCGCACGCGTCTCCTGCGCCCCGTCGTCATCGGCTCCGCCGCCGTGCTCGCCGCCGGCGTGGCGACCGCAGCGACCCTCACGTCCCGCCCCGTCGACGGGCCGGACCTCGCAGGGCTCTCGTTCGTCAGCACGCACGTCGACGGGCACGAGCTCGTGGACGGCACGTACGTCGTGCTGGCGTTCCAGGACGACCACCTGGCCGCGACGGCGGGGTGCAACCACCTGCTGGGTCCCGCGACGTGGGACGACGGGACGCTCGTCACGCAGTCGCTGGCGACGTCGATGATGGCCTGCCCGCCCGACCTCGCGGCGCAGGACGACTGGCTCGGCGCGCTCCTCACGGAGCGGCCGACGCTGACCCTCACGGGGACCACGCTCGAGGTGCGCTCGGGCGGGACCACGCTGGTGCTGGAGGGCGCCGACGTCTGAGGGTCCACGAGGCGGCGGGCGGGTCGTCAGGTGCGGGCGTCGGCGGAGGGGCCGACGGGCAGCCGCACCTGCACCCGCCCGCCGCCGTGCGTCCCCGGACCGAGGGTCACCGCTCCCCCACGCCCGCGCGCACGCTCGTCCAGTCGGGCCAGCCCGCTGAGCTGCACGCCGGCCGCCGGGCCGGACCCGTCGTCGTCCACGGTGACGACCAGTGCCGGGCCCTCACCGGGGCCGGTGGGCAGGTCCACGTCCAGCGCGACCGCGACGGACCCCGCGCCGCCGTGCCGGACGGCGTTCGTCACGGCCTCCTCGACGACGTCGAGCACCAGCAGCCGGTCCACGACGGACAGGTGCGGACGGTCCGGGTCGTCCAGGTGCGCGGCGACGAGGTCCGTGAACGTCACGCTCGTCGCGACGCTCGCGGGCAGCCGGCCGAGCGCGACGTACAGCGCCTCGCGCAGACCGATGTCCACGCCCGCGGGCAGGAGCGACCGGCTGATCTCGCGCACGTCCTGCTCACGCACCTCGTCGAGCTCCCCCGCGACCGCGCGCACCCGGTCCGCGGTCGCCGCCGGCTGCACGGTGTCCGCGAGCGCCTCGAGCTCGACCGACGCCAGGACGAGGCGCTGCTGCACGGTGCCGTGCAGCCGACGCGACACGTCGCGACGCACCTCGAGCTCGGCGACCTCCGCCTGGTGCCGGGCCTCGGCGGCCCGGCGCTCCTCCTCGATGCGTCGAGCCTCCTCGCGGCGGGCGCGCGCCGTGACGTCGTGGTCGTAGACGGGGACGAGCAGCGCGGCGAGGACGACGAGCACGCCGAACCCGGCCTCCGCCGCGACGAACCAGACGTCGCCAGGCGTGCGGCGCAGCTCCAGGAGCACGACCAGGCGGGCGGTCCCCGCGACGACGGAGGCGACCGCTGCCGCCGTGAGCCGGAAGGGCCAGCCGCGTTCGGTGATCCGCAGCGCCCCCAGGCACACCCCCACGGCGACGAGACCCGGACCGACGGACGCGACGACGACGCCGAGCGCACGCCAGGCATCGGGCGGCGTGGGCTGCAGGCCGGCCGCGTTCTCCCCGAGCCAGGCGACCCACTGCGCGAGGGACGCGAGCCCGACGAGGACGACGTTCGCCGTGCCGAGGACGAGCGCGCGACGGACCGGCTCGTCGGGGTCCATCAGTACCGGCTCGTCTGCTGGACGTAGGCGAGCACGGCCGCGACGCGGGGGTTCATGGTGTCGGCGGGCACGTCGAGCGCCCGGTAGATCGCGTACAGGTGGTTCTCCACGGAGCGCGGCGAGATCCCGAGGCTCTCCGCGATGTAGGCGTTGGAGAACCCCTCGGCCGCGAGACGCAGCACCTTGACCTGCCCCGCCGTGAGTCCCGCGAGCGGCGTCCCGGCGCGCGTCTGCGCGCGTTCGACGAGCTCGGGGTCGATGACCACGTCACCGCGGGCGGCGCCACGCACGGCGCGCACGAGGGTCGCGGCGTCGAGCGAGGACTTCTTCGACAGGTAGCTCCAGGGGCGCGCGTTCCCCGCGCGGGCCGCCAGCACCAGGTCGAGGACGTCCTGCGCCGACAGCAGCAGGATCGCGACGTGCGGGTCGGCGCGCTGCACCGCGGTGGCGAGCGCGATGCCGTTGCCGGTGCCCAGGTCCACGTCCATGACGACGACGTCGACCGTGCCGGGCGTCAGGCGATCACGTCCCTCGGCGTAGTCCGCGGCCTCGGCGACGAGCCGCATGTCCTGCTGGGCGTCGAGGATCCGGCCGACGAACGTCCGCATGAGGGTCTCGTCCTCGACCACGGCGACGCGCAGGGCGAGCTGCCCGGCGCTGCGGGGACCAGTCGTCGTGGCCACCCCCCGACCTTCCCGCCCGGCCGGGACGCCGTCAATCGCTGCCGCCGTCGGCGCGTCCGCGGTGCGCGTGAGTGGCAGCACTCACGCCGCCGCCCGGCCGGTGGTGCGCGCGGCGCAGCATCGACGTCGTACCCAGCCGCACGCCGCGTCCGACGCGGCACCCACCGGAAGGCCGATCGTGAGCACCTCGACCGTCACGGCGCCGAGCGCCACCTCCCCCGCGACGGGCGCCGTCGCGCCGCCGGACGCCCCGGCACGGCCCGGGGCGGCCGCCCGCGTCGCCACCATCGGGCTGCCGGCGCTGACGGCGATGGTCGTCGGCTCGATGGTCGGCGCGGGCGTGTTCTCCCTGCCCCGGCAGTTCGCCGCGCACACGGGCGTGTGGGGCGCACTGGTCGCGTGGGGTGTCGCGGGCCTCGGGATGCTCATGCTCGCGCTGGTCTTCCAGCACCTCGCGGTGCGCGAGCCGCGGCTCGACGCGGGGGTCTACAGCTACGCGCGCGCCGGGTTCGGGCCGTACCCCGGGTTCCTGTCGGCGTTCGGGTACTGGGCCAGCGCGTGCGTCGGGAACGTCACCTACTGGATCCTCATCATGTCGACGCTGGGCGCGCTGCTGCCGGCCCTGGGCGACGGCAGCACGCTGCCTGCGCTGGTCGCGTCGAGCGTCGGCGTGTGGGCGTTCTTCCTGCTCGTGCGCCGCGGCGTGCGAGAGGCGACGTCGGTGAACCGGGTCGTGACGATCGCGAAGGTCGTGCCGATCCTCGTGTTCGTCGTGCTGTGCGCCACGGTGCTCGACCTCGACGTGCTGGCCGGCAACCTCGGCGGCGGCCTGGACGCGGGCCCGCTCACCACCCAGGTGCGCGGCACGATGCTCGCGACGGTGTTCGTGTTCCTCGGGGTCGAGGGTGCGAGCGTGTACTCCCGCCACGCCCGCCGCCGCGAGGACGTGGGCCGCGCGACCGTCCTGGGCTTCCTGGGCGTGCTCGCGGTGTTCGCGTCGGTCACGCTCGTCGCGTACGGCATCCTGCCGCGCGAGGAGATCGCCTCGCTCGCCCAGCCGTCCATGGCGGGCGTGCTGGAGGCGGCCGTCGGGCCGTGGGGCCGGGTGCTGGTCAGCGTCGGTCTGATCGTGTCGGTGCTCGGCGCCTACCTCGCGTGGTCGCTCATGGCCGCGGAGGTCCTGCACGTCGCCGCGAAGGCCGGAGACATGCCGCGCTTCCTCGCCCGCACGGGCCGCCGCGGCGTGCCGACCCCGGCGCTGCTGCTGTCCGCGGTGCTCGTCCAGGTCATGCTCGTCGTCACGACGCTCTCGTACGACTCGTTCTCGTTCGCGCTCGAGCTGACCGCAGCGCTCTCGCTCGTCCCCCTGCTTCTGGCCGCCGCGTTCGCCGTGCGCGTCGGGCTGCGGACGGGCGCGCGAGGGGAGCTCGTCGTCGCGGTGCTGGCCACCGCCTACACGACGCTGCTCGTCGTCGCGGCCGGCTGGCGGTTCGCCCTGCTGTCCTTCCTCGTCTACGCCCCCGCGACCCTGCTGTACGTCCGTGCCCGCCGTGAGCAGGGCCTGCGCGCCTTCCGCCGGGTCGACCTCGCCGTGCTCGCCGTGTGCGTCGCGGGCGCCATCGCCGCCGTCGTCGCGCTCGCCACGGGCGCCCTCACGCTCTGACCGTCCATCCGCTGACCGTCCGTCCGTTGACCGTCCATCCGCTGACCGTCCACCGCACCACCGACCTGTCCCCCCGAGAGGAGACCCCCGTGTCCGTCACCACCACCCCCCGTCCCGCGGCCGTCGAGCCGAGCACCGTGAGCACCCCGATCCCGTTCGGCGTCCACTCCGAGGTCGGGCGCCTGCGCACCGTCCTGACGTGCGAGCCGGGCCTCGCGCACCGCCGCCTCACCCCCGCCACGGCCGACGACCTGCTGTTCGACGACGTGCTCTGGGTGGAGCGCGCGCAGGAGGACCACCGCCACTTCGTCGACACCATGACGGCGCGCGGCGTCGACGTGCTCGAGCTGCACGACGTCCTCACCGCGACGCTGCGGGTGCCGGGCGCGCGGGACTGGGTCCTGGACCGTGTCCTGACGCCGGACACCGTCGGCCTCGGCCTGGTGGACCCGGCCCGGGCCTACCTCGAGACGCTCGACGCCCGTGCGCTGGCCACCCGCCTCTTCGGCGGCCTGTCGGCGGCGGACCTCGCCGAGGTCAGCGACGCCGACCACCTCGCGCTCGTGCGCACCGCGCACCACGGCCGCGAGTACCTGCTGCGCCCGCTGCCGAACATGCTCTACACGCGCGACACGACGTCCTGGCTGTACGGGGGCGTCACCCTCAACCCGCTGTACTGGCCCGCGCGGCACGACGAGACGCTGCTCATGAAGGCCGTCTACCTGTTCCACCCGGCGTTCACGGGTGCGCACGTGTGGTGGGGCGACCCGGAGACCGACCAGGGCCGGGCGACGCTCGAGGGCGGCGACGTCATGCCCGTGGGCGGCGGCGTCGTGCTCGTCGGGATGAGCGAGCGCACGTCGCACCACGCGATCACGCAGCTCGCGGACGCGCTCTTCGCGGCCGGCGCCGCCGAGCAGGTCGTCGTCGCGGGCATGCCGCAGATGCGCTCCGCGATGCACCTCGACACCGTCATGACGTTCGTCGACCACGACGTCGTGACCGCCTACCCGGCCGTCGTCGACGACGTGCACGCCTTCACGCTGCGCCCCGGCACGGCGGCCCGGCCCGTGCACGTCACGGACGAGGGCAGCACGCCGTTCCTCGACGTCGTCGCCGCCGCGATGGGCCTGCGCGGGATCCACGTCATCGAGACGGGCGGCGACGACTACGAGGCCGAGCGGCAGCAGTGGGACAGCGGCAACAACGCGGTCGCGCTCGAGCCGGGCGTCGTCGTGACCTACGACCGGAACACCACGACCAACCGGCTGCTGCGGGCGGCCGGCATCGAGACGGTCGAGATCGCGGGCGGCGAGCTCGGGCGCGGGCGCGGCGGCGCGCACTGCCTGACGGCGCCGCTGGTGCGCGACGCGGTCTGACCGACGCCACGGACGGCACGCCCCCGGGTCGGGGGCGTGCCGTCCGGCGTCAGGCCGCCGGCTGGTAGAAGTTGCGCTCCCAACGGTGCCGCCGGACGACCTCGTGCTGCTCCGGCGTCAGACGGCGGCCGTCGCTCGTGGCCGCGTTGCGCTCGACGTTGCGCACCGTGCGCATCCCCGCGATCACCGTGGACACCGCGGGCTGGTCGAGCACGTAGCGCAGCGCGAGGTCCGGCAGCGCGTCGGTGTCGATGCCGAGGTCCCGCACGAGCGCGGCGACGTGCTCCTCGACCTGTGCAGGCCGGTCGCCGCCGAAGTACGTGTTCCGGAAGTCCCCCTCGGGGAACGTCGAGGCGGCGGTGATCCGCCCGGTCAGGCCGCCCTCGTCGAGCGCGACGCGCACGATCACGCCGACGCCGTGCTCGGCGCACGCGGGCAGAAGCTGCTCCTGCGGCTCCTGGTGCCAGACGTTGGCGATGACCTGCACGGTGTCGACCGTGCCGCTGCGCACGAGCGCGAGGACGTTCTGGGGCTGGTAGTCGTTGACCGACACCCCGAAGAACCGGATCTTGCCCTCGCGCCGCAGGTCGTCGACCGTCTCGAGCCAGTCGCCCTTGCCGACCCACTCGTCGCTCCACACGTGGAGCTGCAGCACGTCGAACGCCTCGAGGCCCGACGCCGCCAGGCTCGTCTCGAGGCTCTGGCGGATGTGCGAGCCCGGGAACGTCTCGTCGGGGTGCAGGCCGGCGGGCGCGGGCCACACGCCGTTCTTCGGCGGCACCTTGGTGGCGACGTGCACGTCGGGGTGGTCGCGCAGGACCCGGCCCACGATCCGCTCGCTCTCGCCGTACCCGCGTGCGGTGTCGACCAGGTTCACGCCCAGCTCGATCGCCCGGTGCAGCGCCGCGACGGACTCGTCCTCGCGCGCGCCGACCCACTGCGACGCCCCGATGCCCCAGGCGCCGTAGCCGATCTCGGACACGGTCAGCCCGGTGCGGCCGAGCGGTCGGTACTCCATGCCAGCTCCTCGTCACGGTCGGCCGCGTCGCGCGGCGGGCCGTCGTCGCGACCCGCCGCCCAGCCTCTCCCCGCGCCGTCGACGGCGCGACCGCGGGCGGCCCCTCAGGCGCCGTCGTGCGGACCCGCCGCACCGGCCGGCCCGGCGCCCGCCGCGACCGCGAGCACCCCGTGCGCGGCGGTCCCGGCGGGCACCAGCACGCGGACCGTCGTCGCCCCGCACGAGAGGACCGCGACGACGACGTGCGCGTAGTCCGGGTGCCACGCGAGCTCGACGCGGTCGACCGCGCCCAGCGGGACGACGAGCCGCGACGCGGAGTGCACGGGCGCCCGGCCGCGCAGCAGCCACGCGTGCCGTCCGACGACCTCGAACGCGGTGTCGTCGCCCGCGAGCACGCAGCCGTGCAGCACGGCGGGCGACAGCGCGTGCGCGACGCGCGCGACGACACCCTGCGACCCGGTCGCGCTGGGCGTGACGAGGCGACGGGGGTGCCCCGCCCACGGGACCAGGGACGGCCGGCGGCGCACGGCCTCGCGGACGTCCGCGCGCAGCGACAAGTCGGCCGGTCCGAGCCGGAGGGCGTCCGGGTCCGCGTGCGCGGTGCCCGCCCGCAGCAGCGCAAGGCCCGCGGGGGTCGCCGGGACGGCGGCGGCTCCCGCGCGCAGCTCCTCGACGAGGCCGTGCACCGCGTCCGCCGCCGAGCCGTTGTAGCGCACGGTCACGTGCGCGCCGTCGCGGGTGTGGACCGTGAGCCGCGCGTCGAGCAGGTTCACGACGTCCCGGACCGCGACGACGTCGGCCAGCCGGACGTGCCGCACGTCGTAGCCGCCCGGCGCCTTGGCGCGCGGGCTGGTCCGCCGGGACAGCACCGTCAGCGTGTCGTCCGCGACGACGAGCAGGTGGTCGTACAGGTCCATGTCGGGGGTCGCGTCCCGGCGCGCGACGTTGCGCGGCACCTTGAGCACGAGCCGTGCGGCGTCGAGGTCGAGCGGGTGGTCGCGGTACAGGCGCGGCACGTCGCGCGGCTCGCGCACCTCGTCGATCCACGGCCCGAACCGGTCGTACTCGCTGGTCCCTGCGGTGCTGGTCTCCGTCGACGCCACGTGCCGGTCCCCGTCCTGTCGCCCGGCCGCCACGCGGCCCCGCGGGCGCGGCCCCGACGCCACGCCGATGCGTCGCACCCTACGGCAGCGACGCGCGACGCCGGCCCGGGTGCCGTCCCGGATGCACGCACCGGGCGCACGCACGACAGTGGAGCACCACGGGACGACGAGCGGGAGCGGGCGTGTGAGCAGGAACGCAGTGGCCGAGCTGGTGCTGGTACGGCACGGCGAGAGTGTCGGCAACGTCGCCGCGACGCGGGCGGAGCGGGCGGGCGCCGAGGTCATCGACCTCGCGACGCGGGACGCCGACACCCCCTTGTCCCGTCGCGGCGAGGAGCAGGCCGAGGCGCTCGGGACGTGGCTGCGCGAGCAGCCCGACGGGTCGGCGCCGCAGTCGGTGTGGTGCTCGCCGTACGTCCGCGCGGTGCAGACCGCGACGATCGCGCTGCGGGCCGGCGGCCGGGACCTCGCGCCGCACCTCGACGAACGCCTGCGCGACCGCGAGCTCGGGATCCTCGACCTGCTCACCACGCGCGGCGTCGAGGCCCGGTACCCCGCCGAGGCCGCACGCCGCCGCCACCTGGGCAAGTTCTACTACCGGCCGCCGGGCGGGGAGTCGTGGGCGGACCTCGTGCTGCGGGTGCGGGCGTTCCTCGGCGACCTGGACCGCGCCGAGGACGGGCGCCGGGTGCTGCTCGTCGCGCACGACGCGGTCATCATGGTCGTGCGGTACGTGTGCGAGGGGCTCACCGAGCACGAGGTGCTCGACCTGGGCCGGCGCACCCCCGTGCGCAACGCCGCCGTCACCCGGCTCGTGCGCACCGGCGCGGCGGCCTGGACCGTCGCGGCCTTCAACGACGACGGCCACCTGGCCCGCGAGGGCGCCCCCGTGACGACGCACCCCGGAGACCGCGATGCCCTCCCGCACTGAGCCGATCACGCCGGCGCTCCTGCGGGGGTGGCCGCT
This genomic interval carries:
- a CDS encoding META domain-containing protein; the encoded protein is MRTRLLRPVVIGSAAVLAAGVATAATLTSRPVDGPDLAGLSFVSTHVDGHELVDGTYVVLAFQDDHLAATAGCNHLLGPATWDDGTLVTQSLATSMMACPPDLAAQDDWLGALLTERPTLTLTGTTLEVRSGGTTLVLEGADV
- a CDS encoding histidine phosphatase family protein, whose protein sequence is MSRNAVAELVLVRHGESVGNVAATRAERAGAEVIDLATRDADTPLSRRGEEQAEALGTWLREQPDGSAPQSVWCSPYVRAVQTATIALRAGGRDLAPHLDERLRDRELGILDLLTTRGVEARYPAEAARRRHLGKFYYRPPGGESWADLVLRVRAFLGDLDRAEDGRRVLLVAHDAVIMVVRYVCEGLTEHEVLDLGRRTPVRNAAVTRLVRTGAAAWTVAAFNDDGHLAREGAPVTTHPGDRDALPH
- a CDS encoding sensor histidine kinase gives rise to the protein MDPDEPVRRALVLGTANVVLVGLASLAQWVAWLGENAAGLQPTPPDAWRALGVVVASVGPGLVAVGVCLGALRITERGWPFRLTAAAVASVVAGTARLVVLLELRRTPGDVWFVAAEAGFGVLVVLAALLVPVYDHDVTARARREEARRIEEERRAAEARHQAEVAELEVRRDVSRRLHGTVQQRLVLASVELEALADTVQPAATADRVRAVAGELDEVREQDVREISRSLLPAGVDIGLREALYVALGRLPASVATSVTFTDLVAAHLDDPDRPHLSVVDRLLVLDVVEEAVTNAVRHGGAGSVAVALDVDLPTGPGEGPALVVTVDDDGSGPAAGVQLSGLARLDERARGRGGAVTLGPGTHGGGRVQVRLPVGPSADART
- a CDS encoding fumarylacetoacetate hydrolase family protein, whose protein sequence is MLGADVVAAIADELAAAERGRTTVPLLTARHPGMTVEDAYAVQREWRRRAVAAGRRPVGRKIGLTSKVMQAATGIDEPDYGAILADMVHEDGAVLEHGRFSNVRVEVELAFVLAAPVDGPHATLLDVLRATDYVVPALEVLSSRVELAGRTIVDTISDNAAMGAMVLGGRPVAPDAVDLRWVAATLHRNESIEESGVAAAVLGHPARGVAWLANALARHGDRLDAGEVVLAGSFTRPVWVHPGDTVHADYRDLGTITCRFV
- a CDS encoding basic amino acid/polyamine antiporter; amino-acid sequence: MSTSTVTAPSATSPATGAVAPPDAPARPGAAARVATIGLPALTAMVVGSMVGAGVFSLPRQFAAHTGVWGALVAWGVAGLGMLMLALVFQHLAVREPRLDAGVYSYARAGFGPYPGFLSAFGYWASACVGNVTYWILIMSTLGALLPALGDGSTLPALVASSVGVWAFFLLVRRGVREATSVNRVVTIAKVVPILVFVVLCATVLDLDVLAGNLGGGLDAGPLTTQVRGTMLATVFVFLGVEGASVYSRHARRREDVGRATVLGFLGVLAVFASVTLVAYGILPREEIASLAQPSMAGVLEAAVGPWGRVLVSVGLIVSVLGAYLAWSLMAAEVLHVAAKAGDMPRFLARTGRRGVPTPALLLSAVLVQVMLVVTTLSYDSFSFALELTAALSLVPLLLAAAFAVRVGLRTGARGELVVAVLATAYTTLLVVAAGWRFALLSFLVYAPATLLYVRARREQGLRAFRRVDLAVLAVCVAGAIAAVVALATGALTL
- a CDS encoding aldo/keto reductase; the encoded protein is MEYRPLGRTGLTVSEIGYGAWGIGASQWVGAREDESVAALHRAIELGVNLVDTARGYGESERIVGRVLRDHPDVHVATKVPPKNGVWPAPAGLHPDETFPGSHIRQSLETSLAASGLEAFDVLQLHVWSDEWVGKGDWLETVDDLRREGKIRFFGVSVNDYQPQNVLALVRSGTVDTVQVIANVWHQEPQEQLLPACAEHGVGVIVRVALDEGGLTGRITAASTFPEGDFRNTYFGGDRPAQVEEHVAALVRDLGIDTDALPDLALRYVLDQPAVSTVIAGMRTVRNVERNAATSDGRRLTPEQHEVVRRHRWERNFYQPAA
- a CDS encoding arginine deiminase is translated as MSVTTTPRPAAVEPSTVSTPIPFGVHSEVGRLRTVLTCEPGLAHRRLTPATADDLLFDDVLWVERAQEDHRHFVDTMTARGVDVLELHDVLTATLRVPGARDWVLDRVLTPDTVGLGLVDPARAYLETLDARALATRLFGGLSAADLAEVSDADHLALVRTAHHGREYLLRPLPNMLYTRDTTSWLYGGVTLNPLYWPARHDETLLMKAVYLFHPAFTGAHVWWGDPETDQGRATLEGGDVMPVGGGVVLVGMSERTSHHAITQLADALFAAGAAEQVVVAGMPQMRSAMHLDTVMTFVDHDVVTAYPAVVDDVHAFTLRPGTAARPVHVTDEGSTPFLDVVAAAMGLRGIHVIETGGDDYEAERQQWDSGNNAVALEPGVVVTYDRNTTTNRLLRAAGIETVEIAGGELGRGRGGAHCLTAPLVRDAV
- the hpaD gene encoding 3,4-dihydroxyphenylacetate 2,3-dioxygenase; protein product: MDATPDRIPTPASPPPDVVRCVAMELVVTDLAASRHFYVDVLGLVVTEEDETCVYLRTYEEFVHHNLVLRQGPVAAAAAFSFRVRSPQDVDRAVAFYEELGCRVARRADGFTRGVRDAVRVQDPLGFPYEFFHEVEHVERLAWRYDLHPPGVLARLDHFNQVTPDVPRAVRHLEDLGFRVTEDIQDAAGTTYAAWMRRKPTVHDTAMTGGDGPRLHHVAFATYEKHNVLAICDRLGALRMSDRIERGPGRHGVSNAFYLYLRDPDGHRVEIYTQDYWTGDPDNPVVTWDVHDNQRRDWWGNPVVPSWYTEASLVLDLDGVPQPVVARTDSSEMAVTIGADGFSYTRPGDAPEALPSWKQGEYKLGHQL
- a CDS encoding HpcH/HpaI aldolase family protein codes for the protein MPLRLTPTLRDALAAADRPLVGMWVCTGSPLVAEICAGAGLDWLLLDMEHAPNGLESVLAQLQAVAAYPVTPVVRVPDDDPVTIKQVLDLGARTLLVPMVSTADAARAAVEAVRYPPRGRRGVGSALSRSARWDRVEGYLTHADDHVSLLVQVETAEGVDAAADIASVDGVDGVFVGPSDLAASLGLLGRQTHPDVVAAVRRTFDAVRSTGTPVGVNAFDAALARTYVDAGARFVLVGADVTLLARGSEDLARRLAVDGTPDGRSPSGAPAGSP
- a CDS encoding response regulator transcription factor, giving the protein MATTTGPRSAGQLALRVAVVEDETLMRTFVGRILDAQQDMRLVAEAADYAEGRDRLTPGTVDVVVMDVDLGTGNGIALATAVQRADPHVAILLLSAQDVLDLVLAARAGNARPWSYLSKKSSLDAATLVRAVRGAARGDVVIDPELVERAQTRAGTPLAGLTAGQVKVLRLAAEGFSNAYIAESLGISPRSVENHLYAIYRALDVPADTMNPRVAAVLAYVQQTSRY